One stretch of Prunus persica cultivar Lovell chromosome G1, Prunus_persica_NCBIv2, whole genome shotgun sequence DNA includes these proteins:
- the LOC18793869 gene encoding zinc finger CCCH domain-containing protein 44 isoform X1 translates to MPRKNKRRKEEICEDYCFACKDGGDVRVCDYKDCLKVYHPQCVGKDDSFLKSKDRWTCNWHSCFICHKTAKFHCFCCPKGVCGICLWDAEFALVKGGEGFCSHCLKLAILIEEKLDVDSDGGKVDFKERNTLEFLFQEYWQIIKEKQGLSAEHVHYAKNLLKSGKNYRCDFESNEIRKTEESFSESDEESDYDDLKGKEEYMPVSKKKRSKGKLSAMKRKVKAKKIEFIGWGSKSLLSFLTSIGKDTSKELSQNEVTTVVTNYCKENNLFDPQKRKKVIFDAMLQSLLGKKSTSVNRIYNLLTAHFCDNLELTEDDETGSSSEDKDQNFMVTCKRQNKLISDGQPQKKKVVPNVRKSCFASVIAENIKLLYLKRSLVEKLLKQPETFDEKVVGSFVRVKFDPNDYSQKNSHQLLQVKGIKKTSRTGVMNTEVFLQFSNMSKDVPIGKLSDDDFCQEECEDLHQRVKDGLLRRPTVAELELKARRLHEDIMKHWIGRELSLLQKRIDKANEKGWRRELAQYMDKKLLLEMPSEQSRLLNEVPEVITDIENFEPTLENSPSHDKRQHDGLPEALRGSSQTPSSDKRENFEPTPENSPSHDKREHDGLPEALRGSSQILSSGLANGTLYYPKGGIDPADISKFGSALENSSSQDKQENDGSPFSAIKGPSQTPSTDLANGTLCYPNGRTDPAEVQGGIHHGRHRQYVHVEKKSSKVLFPKALEQKSLDFASKGQPDVSQQKPHHFSSGIVGERPSAPEDVQHKVKNQSTSEAEFIELSDDDEDVRGEIVAPAFEDPYSALWHCVSPLGDTRGPFKMSLLKQWNDSSDRELKFKVWREGQTKEEAIFLTDAIRQNFPGT, encoded by the exons ATGCCGAGGAAGAacaaaagaaggaaggaagaaaTTTGTGAAGATTATTGCTTTGCTTGCAAAGATGGAGGAGATGTCAGGGTTTGCGACTACAA GGATTGTCTTAAAGTTTATCATCCTCAATGTGTTGGAAAAGATGACTCATTTTTGAAGAGCAAGGATCGCTGGACTTGCA ACTGGCATTCTTGCTTCATATGCCATAAAACTGCGAAGTTTCATTGCTTTTGCTGCCCGAAAGGTGTATGTGGAATCTGTCTCTGGGATGCTGAATTTGCCCTTGTTAAAGGGGGTGAAGGATTTTGCAGTCATTGCTTGAAGCTTGCAATACTGATAGAAGAAAAGTTGGATGTTGATTCTGATGGG GGAAAAGTAGACTTCAAGGAAAGAAATACGTTAGAGTTCCTATTCCAGGAATATTGGCAAATAATAAAAGAGAAGCAAGGCTTATCTGCAGAACATGTTCACTATGCAAAAAACTTATTGAAGAGTGGTAAGAACTACAGGTGTGACTTTGAGTCAAATGAAATTCGTAAAACAGAAGAAAGTTTTTCTGAATCTGATGAAGAAAGTGATTACGATGACTTGAAAGGTAAAGAAGAATACATGCCAGTTAGCAAAAAGAAGAGGTCCAAGGGAAAGCTGAGtgcaatgaaaagaaaagtaaaagcaaagaaaatagAGTTTATAGGATGGGGGTCAAAATCTCTCTTGAGTTTCCTCACTTCCATTGGTAAGGACACAAGCAAAGAGTTATCGCAGAATGAAGTTACCACTGTAGTTACAAACTACTGTAAAGAAAACAACCTTTTTGACCcacagaaaaggaagaaagtaaTTTTTGATGCAATGCTACAGTCTCTTTTAGGAAAGAAATCAACGAGTGTAAATAGGATATATAACCTTCTGACTGCTCATTTTTGTGACAATCTGGAGTTAACCGAGGATGATGAGACTGGGTCTAGTTCCGAAGACAAAGATCAGAATTTTATGGTGACCTGTAAAAGACAGAACAAGTTGATCTCAGATGGACaacctcaaaagaaaaaagtagttCCAAATGTGCGTAAAAGCTGTTTTGCTTCTGTAATTGCTGAAAACATCAAGCTTCTGTACCTCAAAAGGAGCTTGGTGGAGAAATTGTTAAAGCAACCTGAGACTTTTGATGAGAAAGTAGTAGGAAGTTTCGTGAGAGTCAAATTTGACCCAAATGATTattcacaaaaaaattctcaCCAGCTCTTGCAAGTAAAAG GCATAAAGAAAACTTCGAGGACTGGTGTTATGAATACAGAAGTTTTCTTGCAGTTTTCCAATATGTCAAAAGATGTACCTATCGGCAAGCTGTCAGATGATGACTTCTGTCAG GAAGAATGTGAAGATTTGCATCAGAGAGTGAAAGATGGCCTACTTAGAAGGCCCACTGTT GCAGAGCTTGAACTGAAGGCTAGACGTCTGCACGAGGATATAATGAAGCAC TGGATTGGAAGAGAGCTGTCCCTGTTGCAGAAGCGCATTGACAAGGCAAATGAAAAAGGATGGAGGAGAGA GCTTGCTCAGTACATGGATAAGAAGCTGCTTCTTGAAATGCCATCAGAACAATCACGGTTGTTAAATGAGGTTCCGGAAGTAATCACAGatatagaaaattttgaacctACTCTTGAGAATTCTCCGAGCCATGATAAACGACAACATGATGGCTTGCCTGAAGCACTCAGAGGATCTTCTCAAACTCCCAGCTCTGATAAACgagaaaattttgaacctACTCCTGAGAATTCTCCGAGCCATGATAAACGAGAACATGATGGCTTGCCTGAAGCACTCAGAGGGTCTTCTCAAATTCTCAGCTCTGGTTTAGCCAATGGAACATTGTACTATCCAAAGGGCGGAATAGATCCAGCAG ATATATCAAAATTTGGATCTGCTCTTGAGAACTCTTCTAGCCAGgataaacaagaaaatgatggctcaCCTTTTTCAGCCATCAAAGGGCCCTCTCAAACTCCCAGCACTGATTTAGCCAATGGAACCTTGTGCTATCCAAATGGCAGAACAGATCCAGCAG AAGTCCAAGGTGGTATTCATCATGGAAGGCACCGCCAATATGTTCATGTGGAAAAAAAGTCTTCTAAAGTGTTGTTTCCTAAAGCACTCGAACAAAAATCTCTTGATTTTGCTTCTAAAGGCCAACCTGATGTCAGCCAACAAAAGCCACACCATTTTAGTTCAGGTATCGTTGGTGAAAGGCCAAGTGCACCAGAAGATGTTCAACACAAAGTGAAAAATCAAAGCACATCCGAAGCTGAGTTTATTGAGTTAAgcgatgatgatgaagatgtaAGGGGTGAAATTGTAGCACCTGCGTTTGAAGACCCATATTCTGCTTTATGGCATTGTGTGAGTCCTCTTGGTGACACAAGGGGCCCCTTTAAAATGTCATTGCTAAAGCAGTGGAATGACTCTAGTGATCGTGAATTGAAATTCAAGGTTTGGAGGGAGGGTCAAACCAAAGAAGAGGCAATCTTTCTTACTGATGCTATTCGCCAAAACTTTCCTGGTACGTAG
- the LOC18793869 gene encoding zinc finger CCCH domain-containing protein 19 isoform X3 has translation MPRKNKRRKEEICEDYCFACKDGGDVRVCDYKDCLKVYHPQCVGKDDSFLKSKDRWTCNWHSCFICHKTAKFHCFCCPKGVCGICLWDAEFALVKGGEGFCSHCLKLAILIEEKLDVDSDGGKVDFKERNTLEFLFQEYWQIIKEKQGLSAEHVHYAKNLLKSGIKKTSRTGVMNTEVFLQFSNMSKDVPIGKLSDDDFCQEECEDLHQRVKDGLLRRPTVAELELKARRLHEDIMKHWIGRELSLLQKRIDKANEKGWRRELAQYMDKKLLLEMPSEQSRLLNEVPEVITDIENFEPTLENSPSHDKRQHDGLPEALRGSSQTPSSDKRENFEPTPENSPSHDKREHDGLPEALRGSSQILSSGLANGTLYYPKGGIDPADISKFGSALENSSSQDKQENDGSPFSAIKGPSQTPSTDLANGTLCYPNGRTDPAEVQGGIHHGRHRQYVHVEKKSSKVLFPKALEQKSLDFASKGQPDVSQQKPHHFSSGIVGERPSAPEDVQHKVKNQSTSEAEFIELSDDDEDVRGEIVAPAFEDPYSALWHCVSPLGDTRGPFKMSLLKQWNDSSDRELKFKVWREGQTKEEAIFLTDAIRQNFPGT, from the exons ATGCCGAGGAAGAacaaaagaaggaaggaagaaaTTTGTGAAGATTATTGCTTTGCTTGCAAAGATGGAGGAGATGTCAGGGTTTGCGACTACAA GGATTGTCTTAAAGTTTATCATCCTCAATGTGTTGGAAAAGATGACTCATTTTTGAAGAGCAAGGATCGCTGGACTTGCA ACTGGCATTCTTGCTTCATATGCCATAAAACTGCGAAGTTTCATTGCTTTTGCTGCCCGAAAGGTGTATGTGGAATCTGTCTCTGGGATGCTGAATTTGCCCTTGTTAAAGGGGGTGAAGGATTTTGCAGTCATTGCTTGAAGCTTGCAATACTGATAGAAGAAAAGTTGGATGTTGATTCTGATGGG GGAAAAGTAGACTTCAAGGAAAGAAATACGTTAGAGTTCCTATTCCAGGAATATTGGCAAATAATAAAAGAGAAGCAAGGCTTATCTGCAGAACATGTTCACTATGCAAAAAACTTATTGAAGAGTG GCATAAAGAAAACTTCGAGGACTGGTGTTATGAATACAGAAGTTTTCTTGCAGTTTTCCAATATGTCAAAAGATGTACCTATCGGCAAGCTGTCAGATGATGACTTCTGTCAG GAAGAATGTGAAGATTTGCATCAGAGAGTGAAAGATGGCCTACTTAGAAGGCCCACTGTT GCAGAGCTTGAACTGAAGGCTAGACGTCTGCACGAGGATATAATGAAGCAC TGGATTGGAAGAGAGCTGTCCCTGTTGCAGAAGCGCATTGACAAGGCAAATGAAAAAGGATGGAGGAGAGA GCTTGCTCAGTACATGGATAAGAAGCTGCTTCTTGAAATGCCATCAGAACAATCACGGTTGTTAAATGAGGTTCCGGAAGTAATCACAGatatagaaaattttgaacctACTCTTGAGAATTCTCCGAGCCATGATAAACGACAACATGATGGCTTGCCTGAAGCACTCAGAGGATCTTCTCAAACTCCCAGCTCTGATAAACgagaaaattttgaacctACTCCTGAGAATTCTCCGAGCCATGATAAACGAGAACATGATGGCTTGCCTGAAGCACTCAGAGGGTCTTCTCAAATTCTCAGCTCTGGTTTAGCCAATGGAACATTGTACTATCCAAAGGGCGGAATAGATCCAGCAG ATATATCAAAATTTGGATCTGCTCTTGAGAACTCTTCTAGCCAGgataaacaagaaaatgatggctcaCCTTTTTCAGCCATCAAAGGGCCCTCTCAAACTCCCAGCACTGATTTAGCCAATGGAACCTTGTGCTATCCAAATGGCAGAACAGATCCAGCAG AAGTCCAAGGTGGTATTCATCATGGAAGGCACCGCCAATATGTTCATGTGGAAAAAAAGTCTTCTAAAGTGTTGTTTCCTAAAGCACTCGAACAAAAATCTCTTGATTTTGCTTCTAAAGGCCAACCTGATGTCAGCCAACAAAAGCCACACCATTTTAGTTCAGGTATCGTTGGTGAAAGGCCAAGTGCACCAGAAGATGTTCAACACAAAGTGAAAAATCAAAGCACATCCGAAGCTGAGTTTATTGAGTTAAgcgatgatgatgaagatgtaAGGGGTGAAATTGTAGCACCTGCGTTTGAAGACCCATATTCTGCTTTATGGCATTGTGTGAGTCCTCTTGGTGACACAAGGGGCCCCTTTAAAATGTCATTGCTAAAGCAGTGGAATGACTCTAGTGATCGTGAATTGAAATTCAAGGTTTGGAGGGAGGGTCAAACCAAAGAAGAGGCAATCTTTCTTACTGATGCTATTCGCCAAAACTTTCCTGGTACGTAG
- the LOC18793869 gene encoding uncharacterized protein At5g08430 isoform X2: protein MPRKNKRRKEEICEDYCFACKDGGDVRVCDYKDCLKVYHPQCVGKDDSFLKSKDRWTCNWHSCFICHKTAKFHCFCCPKGVCGICLWDAEFALVKGGEGFCSHCLKLAILIEEKLDVDSDGGKVDFKERNTLEFLFQEYWQIIKEKQGLSAEHVHYAKNLLKSGKNYRCDFESNEIRKTEESFSESDEESDYDDLKGKEEYMPVSKKKRSKGKLSAMKRKVKAKKIEFIGWGSKSLLSFLTSIGKDTSKELSQNEVTTVVTNYCKENNLFDPQKRKKVIFDAMLQSLLGKKSTSVNRIYNLLTAHFCDNLELTEDDETGSSSEDKDQNFMVTCKRQNKLISDGQPQKKKVVPNVRKSCFASVIAENIKLLYLKRSLVEKLLKQPETFDEKVVGSFVRVKFDPNDYSQKNSHQLLQVKGIKKTSRTGVMNTEVFLQFSNMSKDVPIGKLSDDDFCQEECEDLHQRVKDGLLRRPTVAELELKARRLHEDIMKHWIGRELSLLQKRIDKANEKGWRRELAQYMDKKLLLEMPSEQSRLLNEVPEVITDIENFEPTLENSPSHDKRQHDGLPEALRGSSQILSSGLANGTLYYPKGGIDPADISKFGSALENSSSQDKQENDGSPFSAIKGPSQTPSTDLANGTLCYPNGRTDPAEVQGGIHHGRHRQYVHVEKKSSKVLFPKALEQKSLDFASKGQPDVSQQKPHHFSSGIVGERPSAPEDVQHKVKNQSTSEAEFIELSDDDEDVRGEIVAPAFEDPYSALWHCVSPLGDTRGPFKMSLLKQWNDSSDRELKFKVWREGQTKEEAIFLTDAIRQNFPGT, encoded by the exons ATGCCGAGGAAGAacaaaagaaggaaggaagaaaTTTGTGAAGATTATTGCTTTGCTTGCAAAGATGGAGGAGATGTCAGGGTTTGCGACTACAA GGATTGTCTTAAAGTTTATCATCCTCAATGTGTTGGAAAAGATGACTCATTTTTGAAGAGCAAGGATCGCTGGACTTGCA ACTGGCATTCTTGCTTCATATGCCATAAAACTGCGAAGTTTCATTGCTTTTGCTGCCCGAAAGGTGTATGTGGAATCTGTCTCTGGGATGCTGAATTTGCCCTTGTTAAAGGGGGTGAAGGATTTTGCAGTCATTGCTTGAAGCTTGCAATACTGATAGAAGAAAAGTTGGATGTTGATTCTGATGGG GGAAAAGTAGACTTCAAGGAAAGAAATACGTTAGAGTTCCTATTCCAGGAATATTGGCAAATAATAAAAGAGAAGCAAGGCTTATCTGCAGAACATGTTCACTATGCAAAAAACTTATTGAAGAGTGGTAAGAACTACAGGTGTGACTTTGAGTCAAATGAAATTCGTAAAACAGAAGAAAGTTTTTCTGAATCTGATGAAGAAAGTGATTACGATGACTTGAAAGGTAAAGAAGAATACATGCCAGTTAGCAAAAAGAAGAGGTCCAAGGGAAAGCTGAGtgcaatgaaaagaaaagtaaaagcaaagaaaatagAGTTTATAGGATGGGGGTCAAAATCTCTCTTGAGTTTCCTCACTTCCATTGGTAAGGACACAAGCAAAGAGTTATCGCAGAATGAAGTTACCACTGTAGTTACAAACTACTGTAAAGAAAACAACCTTTTTGACCcacagaaaaggaagaaagtaaTTTTTGATGCAATGCTACAGTCTCTTTTAGGAAAGAAATCAACGAGTGTAAATAGGATATATAACCTTCTGACTGCTCATTTTTGTGACAATCTGGAGTTAACCGAGGATGATGAGACTGGGTCTAGTTCCGAAGACAAAGATCAGAATTTTATGGTGACCTGTAAAAGACAGAACAAGTTGATCTCAGATGGACaacctcaaaagaaaaaagtagttCCAAATGTGCGTAAAAGCTGTTTTGCTTCTGTAATTGCTGAAAACATCAAGCTTCTGTACCTCAAAAGGAGCTTGGTGGAGAAATTGTTAAAGCAACCTGAGACTTTTGATGAGAAAGTAGTAGGAAGTTTCGTGAGAGTCAAATTTGACCCAAATGATTattcacaaaaaaattctcaCCAGCTCTTGCAAGTAAAAG GCATAAAGAAAACTTCGAGGACTGGTGTTATGAATACAGAAGTTTTCTTGCAGTTTTCCAATATGTCAAAAGATGTACCTATCGGCAAGCTGTCAGATGATGACTTCTGTCAG GAAGAATGTGAAGATTTGCATCAGAGAGTGAAAGATGGCCTACTTAGAAGGCCCACTGTT GCAGAGCTTGAACTGAAGGCTAGACGTCTGCACGAGGATATAATGAAGCAC TGGATTGGAAGAGAGCTGTCCCTGTTGCAGAAGCGCATTGACAAGGCAAATGAAAAAGGATGGAGGAGAGA GCTTGCTCAGTACATGGATAAGAAGCTGCTTCTTGAAATGCCATCAGAACAATCACGGTTGTTAAATGAGGTTCCGGAAGTAATCACAGatatagaaaattttgaacctACTCTTGAGAATTCTCCGAGCCATGATAAACGACAAC ATGATGGCTTGCCTGAAGCACTCAGAGGGTCTTCTCAAATTCTCAGCTCTGGTTTAGCCAATGGAACATTGTACTATCCAAAGGGCGGAATAGATCCAGCAG ATATATCAAAATTTGGATCTGCTCTTGAGAACTCTTCTAGCCAGgataaacaagaaaatgatggctcaCCTTTTTCAGCCATCAAAGGGCCCTCTCAAACTCCCAGCACTGATTTAGCCAATGGAACCTTGTGCTATCCAAATGGCAGAACAGATCCAGCAG AAGTCCAAGGTGGTATTCATCATGGAAGGCACCGCCAATATGTTCATGTGGAAAAAAAGTCTTCTAAAGTGTTGTTTCCTAAAGCACTCGAACAAAAATCTCTTGATTTTGCTTCTAAAGGCCAACCTGATGTCAGCCAACAAAAGCCACACCATTTTAGTTCAGGTATCGTTGGTGAAAGGCCAAGTGCACCAGAAGATGTTCAACACAAAGTGAAAAATCAAAGCACATCCGAAGCTGAGTTTATTGAGTTAAgcgatgatgatgaagatgtaAGGGGTGAAATTGTAGCACCTGCGTTTGAAGACCCATATTCTGCTTTATGGCATTGTGTGAGTCCTCTTGGTGACACAAGGGGCCCCTTTAAAATGTCATTGCTAAAGCAGTGGAATGACTCTAGTGATCGTGAATTGAAATTCAAGGTTTGGAGGGAGGGTCAAACCAAAGAAGAGGCAATCTTTCTTACTGATGCTATTCGCCAAAACTTTCCTGGTACGTAG